Proteins from one Micromonospora sp. M71_S20 genomic window:
- a CDS encoding VOC family protein, producing the protein MSTITSGVNWFEVGTDRPEETGRFYTDLFGWAFSEQGTPEASYRVAEPGPEGSFQGAVRDTGGTSPNYAIFYVQVADVADAVRRAEGAGGKVLVPPKSNDDGLTFAHLADPAGNHFGVYAPPPGA; encoded by the coding sequence ATGTCCACGATCACCAGCGGGGTCAACTGGTTCGAGGTCGGCACCGACCGGCCGGAGGAGACCGGGCGCTTCTACACCGACCTGTTCGGCTGGGCGTTCAGCGAGCAGGGGACGCCGGAGGCGTCGTACCGGGTGGCGGAGCCGGGACCGGAGGGATCCTTCCAGGGGGCGGTCCGGGACACCGGCGGGACGAGCCCGAACTACGCGATCTTCTATGTGCAGGTGGCTGACGTGGCCGACGCCGTCCGGCGGGCGGAGGGGGCGGGCGGCAAGGTGCTGGTGCCGCCGAAGTCCAACGACGACGGGCTCACCTTCGCCCACCTGGCCGACCCGGCCGGCAACCACTTCGGCGTCTACGCCCCGCCGCCGGGGGCCTGA
- a CDS encoding virginiamycin B lyase, whose product MTTSAKIREVPLTGAGGGPYGITVGPDGALWLTLVHAGGIARMDAGGELRTWSVAADSRPLIITPGPDGALWFTRSGDDRIGRITTDGELSAVELPAGTGPCGIAAGPDGALWYAAMSADAIGRVTVDGEQTRFPLPVSGGFASMVAAGPDEAVWFTLNQANAVGRIGMDGAVTLHALPTEGAAPVGITAGIDGALWFVEIGAGQLGRITPDGRITEYPLPDRSARPHAIVADPAGGCWYTEWGGNRIGHVAPGGAITTHDLPTPASEPHGLTVAPDATVWAALETGALAHLTPGP is encoded by the coding sequence GTGACGACGTCCGCGAAGATCAGGGAAGTCCCGCTGACCGGGGCGGGCGGCGGCCCGTACGGCATCACGGTCGGCCCCGACGGCGCGCTCTGGCTGACGCTGGTCCATGCCGGCGGCATCGCCCGGATGGACGCGGGCGGCGAGCTGCGCACCTGGTCGGTGGCGGCCGACAGCCGACCGTTGATCATCACGCCGGGCCCCGACGGCGCCCTCTGGTTCACCCGCTCCGGCGACGACCGGATCGGCCGGATCACCACCGACGGCGAGCTGAGCGCCGTCGAGCTTCCGGCCGGGACCGGCCCCTGCGGCATCGCCGCCGGTCCCGACGGCGCCCTCTGGTACGCGGCCATGAGCGCTGACGCGATCGGCCGGGTGACCGTCGACGGGGAGCAGACGCGGTTCCCGTTGCCGGTGAGCGGCGGCTTCGCCTCGATGGTCGCCGCCGGGCCGGACGAGGCCGTCTGGTTCACGCTCAACCAGGCGAACGCGGTGGGCCGGATCGGCATGGACGGCGCGGTGACCCTGCACGCGCTGCCGACCGAGGGGGCCGCGCCGGTCGGCATCACCGCCGGCATCGACGGGGCGCTCTGGTTCGTCGAGATCGGCGCCGGTCAGCTCGGCCGGATCACCCCGGACGGGCGGATCACCGAGTACCCGCTGCCGGACCGGTCAGCCCGGCCGCACGCGATCGTCGCCGACCCGGCCGGCGGCTGCTGGTACACCGAGTGGGGCGGCAACCGCATCGGCCACGTCGCCCCGGGCGGCGCGATCACCACCCACGACCTGCCGACCCCGGCCTCCGAACCCCACGGCCTCACGGTCGCCCCGGACGCCACGGTCTGGGCCGCCCTGGAAACGGGCGCCCTCGCCCACCTGACCCCCGGCCCCTGA
- a CDS encoding LD-carboxypeptidase, whose product MLVSPSGPTRPERVARGVELLTGWGLRPVLAPNAYARQGYLAGADELRAADLNAAFADPEVRGVICTRGGYGAQRIVDAIDMAAVRRDPKVVAGFSDITALQFALWRGARLAGVHGPGAAWLDERTPLRSAESLHAALMTTEPVAVSAVAEEETFAVRVPGRATGPLLGGNLCLVVASLGTPDMPDLTGAILLVEDVQEPPYKVDRMLTQLRRAGALDGLAGVAVGQFTDCADGWSVGVADVLSERLGDLGVPVLGGLPIGHGPGQLTVPVGTEATLDTETGTLTVTPAVR is encoded by the coding sequence ATGCTGGTGTCGCCCTCCGGGCCGACCCGGCCGGAACGGGTGGCCCGGGGCGTCGAGCTGCTCACCGGCTGGGGACTGCGGCCGGTGCTGGCGCCGAACGCGTACGCCCGGCAGGGCTACCTCGCCGGCGCGGACGAACTGCGCGCCGCCGACCTGAACGCCGCGTTCGCCGATCCCGAGGTGCGCGGGGTGATCTGCACCCGGGGCGGCTACGGCGCGCAGCGGATCGTCGACGCGATCGACATGGCCGCCGTACGCCGCGACCCGAAGGTGGTCGCCGGGTTCTCCGACATCACGGCGTTGCAGTTCGCGCTCTGGCGGGGCGCCCGGCTGGCCGGCGTGCACGGCCCGGGGGCGGCCTGGCTGGACGAGCGCACGCCGCTGCGCTCGGCCGAGTCGCTGCACGCCGCCCTGATGACCACCGAGCCGGTCGCGGTGAGCGCCGTCGCCGAGGAGGAGACCTTCGCGGTACGCGTGCCCGGCCGGGCCACCGGCCCGCTGCTGGGCGGCAACCTCTGCCTGGTCGTGGCGTCGCTGGGCACCCCCGACATGCCGGACCTGACCGGCGCGATCCTGCTCGTCGAGGACGTGCAGGAGCCGCCCTACAAGGTCGACCGGATGCTCACCCAGCTCCGCCGCGCCGGTGCCCTCGACGGGCTGGCCGGCGTGGCGGTGGGCCAGTTCACCGACTGCGCGGACGGCTGGTCGGTCGGCGTCGCCGACGTGCTCTCCGAGCGCCTCGGCGACCTCGGGGTGCCCGTCCTCGGCGGCCTCCCGATCGGTCACGGCCCCGGCCAGCTCACCGTCCCCGTGGGCACCGAGGCCACCCTCGACACGGAAACCGGCACCCTCACGGTCACCCCCGCCGTCCGCTGA
- a CDS encoding type 1 glutamine amidotransferase translates to MATALVIENDPTDDVRRLGEWLTEAGLDLWVVRAHAGDEIPADLEGYAALVVLGGGLPPYPLPDGSPAASWLPAVEGLLRKAVRHRVPTLGICLGAQLLATAHAGEVVRSPSGPEVGPCVVGKRDAADTDPLFRYVPLIPDVFQWHSDEITELPRGATLLAASTRYPHQAFRLGDRAWGLQFHIECDTAMIADWAADSRLLAELGYDPDLVVAACHDVMVDVEEVWQPFAARFAALALGELDDAEPRRSLPLLGQ, encoded by the coding sequence GTGGCTACCGCGTTGGTGATCGAAAATGACCCGACCGACGACGTCCGCCGGCTGGGTGAGTGGCTGACCGAGGCGGGCCTCGACCTGTGGGTGGTCCGCGCCCACGCCGGTGACGAGATCCCCGCCGACCTGGAGGGGTACGCCGCGCTGGTGGTGCTCGGCGGCGGGCTGCCGCCGTACCCGCTGCCGGACGGGTCGCCCGCCGCGTCCTGGCTCCCGGCGGTGGAGGGGCTGCTGCGCAAGGCCGTCCGGCACCGGGTGCCGACGCTGGGCATCTGCCTCGGCGCGCAGTTGCTCGCCACCGCGCACGCCGGCGAGGTCGTGCGCAGTCCGAGCGGCCCGGAGGTCGGCCCCTGCGTGGTCGGCAAGCGGGACGCCGCCGACACCGACCCGCTGTTCCGTTACGTCCCGCTGATCCCCGACGTGTTCCAGTGGCACTCCGACGAGATCACCGAGCTGCCCCGCGGCGCCACCCTGCTGGCGGCCTCCACCCGCTATCCCCACCAGGCGTTCCGCCTCGGCGACCGGGCCTGGGGATTGCAGTTCCACATCGAGTGCGACACCGCCATGATCGCCGACTGGGCCGCCGACTCGAGGCTGCTGGCCGAGCTGGGTTACGACCCCGACCTGGTGGTGGCGGCCTGCCACGACGTGATGGTCGACGTCGAGGAGGTCTGGCAGCCGTTCGCGGCCCGGTTCGCCGCGCTGGCCCTGGGCGAGCTGGACGACGCCGAGCCCCGCCGCAGCCTGCCCCTGCTCGGGCAGTGA
- a CDS encoding bifunctional [glutamine synthetase] adenylyltransferase/[glutamine synthetase]-adenylyl-L-tyrosine phosphorylase yields the protein MSRPARAAGRLARYGFGTDGGAGATRAADLLGPDGLGLWRPDVQEPTDDRASELLAALSRAADPDLALRQLHRIVEAERRTAPEQAASALLAALADDPGLRRRLVAVLGASSALGDHLVANSDQWPALRTAPDGLAPTAEGRLDLSGDGQPVAVLRRAYRLALLRIAAADLTGGRGLEQTMAALSALADATLAAAYEIAVGELPEGTPRPRLAVVAMGKCGGDELNYVSDVDVIFVAAEDDDLAAATTVATRLIHVCGLVAWPVDAALRPEGNRGPLVRTLASHLAYYRRWARTWEFQALLKARPAAGDLALGREWIDQLAPLVWRAAERPEAVEDVRAMRRKIIDNIPPKELEREIKRGPGGLRDIEFAVQLLQLVHGRGDESLRVPGTIPALRALVAGGYVGRADGEALLRGYRFLRGVEHRLQLQGLRRTHTVPTEPAALRWLAAALGHTATPGRSAVEEFRAEWVTHAAEVRRLHAKLLYRPLLESVARVPADGLRLTPEAARHRLEILGFADPAGALRHLQALTGGVSRTAAIQRTLLPVLLSEFADAPEPDRGLLNYRQVSDSLGSTPWYLRLLRDSGPVARRLARVLSSSRYAADLLAREPEALRLLAEESELTPRPSAVLCEGFAAAAARHADPVEATRAIRALRRRELVRIACADLLSRAGSLAPSPPRPDGGRAALGLTDVTAVGTALADVTDATLAAALRAARAAQPPVPGLRFAVIGMGRLGGYESNYLSDADVLFVYDAPAGAGDGAAGAARAIAEELRRLLGMPAPDPPLGVDADLRPEGRQGPLVRSLAAYAQYYARWSKVWEAQALLRARFVCGDADLGAEFAAMVDPVRYPAEGLTREQVVEIRRIKARVEHERLPRGADPTTHTKLGRGGLADVEWAVQLLQLRHAGAIPALRGTRTLDALAAAQDAGLVDPTDAVEMAAGWTLAAQVRNALMLVRGREGDQLPRHGVELAGVVRLLGRDDPGEFLDEYLRTGRRSRAAMERVLDS from the coding sequence ATGAGCCGGCCGGCCAGGGCCGCGGGACGGCTCGCCCGCTACGGCTTCGGCACCGACGGCGGTGCCGGCGCCACCCGCGCCGCCGACCTGCTCGGCCCGGACGGGCTGGGGCTGTGGCGGCCGGACGTGCAGGAGCCCACCGACGACCGCGCTTCGGAGCTGCTCGCCGCGCTCTCCCGGGCCGCCGATCCGGACCTGGCGCTGCGCCAGCTGCACCGCATCGTCGAGGCCGAGCGCCGCACCGCCCCGGAACAGGCCGCGTCGGCGCTGCTGGCGGCGCTCGCCGACGATCCCGGCCTGCGCCGGCGGCTGGTCGCCGTCCTCGGCGCCTCCTCCGCGCTCGGCGACCACCTGGTCGCCAACTCCGATCAGTGGCCGGCCCTGCGCACCGCCCCGGACGGGCTGGCGCCGACCGCCGAGGGACGGCTCGACCTGTCCGGCGACGGGCAGCCGGTGGCGGTGCTGCGCAGGGCGTACCGGCTGGCGCTGTTGCGGATCGCGGCGGCCGACCTGACCGGCGGCCGGGGCCTGGAGCAGACCATGGCCGCGCTCTCCGCGCTGGCCGACGCGACCCTGGCGGCGGCGTACGAGATCGCGGTCGGCGAGCTGCCGGAGGGCACCCCCCGGCCCCGGCTCGCCGTCGTGGCGATGGGCAAGTGCGGCGGCGACGAGCTGAACTACGTCTCCGACGTCGACGTGATCTTCGTGGCCGCCGAGGACGACGACCTGGCCGCGGCCACCACGGTCGCCACCCGGCTGATCCACGTCTGCGGGCTGGTCGCCTGGCCGGTCGACGCGGCCCTGCGGCCGGAGGGCAACCGGGGGCCGCTGGTGCGGACGCTGGCCAGCCACCTCGCCTACTACCGGCGCTGGGCGCGCACCTGGGAGTTCCAGGCGCTGCTCAAGGCGCGGCCGGCGGCCGGCGACCTGGCGCTGGGCCGGGAGTGGATCGACCAGCTCGCCCCGCTGGTGTGGCGGGCCGCCGAGCGGCCCGAGGCGGTCGAGGACGTCCGCGCCATGCGGCGCAAGATCATCGACAACATCCCGCCGAAGGAGCTGGAGCGCGAGATCAAGCGCGGCCCTGGTGGGTTGCGCGACATCGAGTTCGCCGTGCAGCTGCTGCAACTGGTGCACGGCCGGGGCGACGAGTCGCTGCGGGTGCCCGGCACCATCCCGGCGCTGCGCGCGCTGGTCGCCGGCGGCTACGTCGGCCGGGCCGACGGCGAGGCGCTGCTGCGCGGCTACCGCTTCCTGCGCGGCGTCGAGCACCGCCTCCAGCTCCAGGGCCTGCGCCGCACCCACACCGTGCCGACCGAGCCGGCCGCGCTGCGCTGGCTGGCCGCCGCGCTGGGCCACACCGCCACGCCGGGCCGCAGCGCCGTCGAGGAGTTCCGCGCCGAGTGGGTCACCCACGCCGCCGAGGTACGCCGCCTGCACGCCAAGCTGCTCTACCGGCCGCTGCTGGAGTCGGTGGCCCGGGTGCCGGCCGACGGGCTGCGGCTGACCCCCGAGGCGGCCCGGCACCGGCTGGAGATCCTCGGCTTCGCCGACCCCGCCGGGGCGCTGCGTCACCTCCAGGCCCTCACCGGCGGGGTGAGCCGCACCGCCGCCATCCAGCGCACCCTGCTGCCGGTGCTGCTCAGCGAGTTCGCCGACGCCCCCGAGCCGGACCGCGGCCTGCTCAACTACCGGCAGGTCTCCGACTCCCTCGGCAGCACCCCCTGGTACCTGCGCCTGCTGCGCGACTCGGGGCCGGTGGCCCGCCGGCTGGCCCGGGTGCTCTCCTCCTCCCGGTACGCCGCCGACCTGCTGGCCCGCGAGCCGGAGGCGCTGCGGCTGCTGGCCGAGGAGAGCGAGCTGACCCCCCGGCCCAGCGCGGTCCTCTGCGAGGGCTTCGCCGCCGCCGCGGCCCGGCACGCCGACCCGGTCGAGGCCACCCGGGCCATCCGCGCGCTGCGCCGCCGCGAACTGGTCCGGATCGCCTGCGCCGACCTGCTGAGCCGGGCCGGCTCGCTGGCCCCGTCGCCACCCCGGCCCGACGGCGGGCGCGCGGCGTTGGGCCTGACCGACGTGACCGCCGTCGGCACCGCCCTGGCGGACGTCACGGACGCCACCCTGGCCGCCGCGCTGCGGGCCGCCCGCGCGGCCCAGCCGCCCGTGCCGGGGCTGCGCTTCGCCGTCATCGGCATGGGCCGGCTCGGCGGGTACGAGTCGAACTACCTCTCCGACGCCGACGTGCTCTTCGTCTACGACGCCCCGGCCGGCGCGGGCGACGGCGCGGCCGGCGCCGCCCGCGCGATCGCCGAGGAGCTGCGCCGGCTGCTCGGCATGCCCGCGCCCGACCCGCCGCTCGGCGTCGACGCCGACCTGCGCCCGGAGGGCCGGCAGGGTCCGCTGGTGCGCAGCCTCGCCGCGTACGCGCAGTACTACGCCCGCTGGTCGAAGGTGTGGGAGGCGCAGGCGCTGCTGCGCGCCCGGTTCGTCTGCGGCGACGCCGACCTCGGCGCCGAGTTCGCGGCGATGGTCGACCCGGTGCGCTACCCGGCGGAGGGGCTGACCCGCGAGCAGGTGGTGGAGATCCGCCGGATCAAGGCGCGGGTGGAGCACGAGCGGCTGCCCCGGGGCGCCGATCCGACCACCCACACCAAGCTCGGCCGGGGTGGCCTCGCCGACGTCGAGTGGGCCGTGCAGCTGCTCCAGCTCCGGCACGCGGGGGCGATCCCGGCGCTGCGCGGCACGCGTACGCTCGACGCCCTCGCGGCGGCCCAGGACGCGGGCCTGGTCGATCCGACGGACGCCGTCGAGATGGCGGCCGGCTGGACGCTGGCCGCGCAGGTCCGCAACGCGCTGATGCTGGTCCGCGGCCGGGAGGGCGACCAACTGCCCCGGCACGGCGTCGAGCTGGCCGGGGTGGTCCGGCTGCTCGGCCGGGACGACCCCGGCGAGTTCCTCGACGAGTACCTGCGCACCGGCCGCCGCTCCCGCGCGGCGATGGAACGGGTGCTCGACTCCTGA
- a CDS encoding bifunctional 2-polyprenyl-6-hydroxyphenol methylase/3-demethylubiquinol 3-O-methyltransferase UbiG — translation MAGTQAAQQEDDVHHDATTGEHRHDDTPAATGHDGRQHPDVDEETARFWEEHYGRHERVWSGRANPILVDVASSLPAGTVLDLGCGEGGDAIWLAGRGWRVTAVDVSETALARAAEEATAAGVVSRIEFRRHDLTRTFPPGEYDLVSAQFLQSPLEFPRAELLRSAARAVGPGGRLLVVEHGEAPPWGRHDHAHARFSTPQETLAALDLDPDRWDTERLDAPRRQATGPNGETGELVDHVVLVHRRV, via the coding sequence GTGGCAGGTACGCAGGCAGCGCAGCAGGAGGACGACGTGCACCACGACGCGACGACCGGCGAGCACCGGCACGACGACACCCCGGCGGCCACCGGACACGACGGGCGGCAGCACCCCGACGTGGACGAGGAGACCGCGCGGTTCTGGGAGGAGCACTACGGGCGGCACGAGCGGGTCTGGAGCGGCCGGGCGAACCCGATCCTGGTCGATGTCGCCAGCTCGCTGCCGGCCGGCACCGTGCTGGACCTCGGTTGCGGTGAGGGCGGCGACGCGATCTGGCTGGCCGGGCGGGGCTGGCGGGTGACCGCCGTCGACGTCTCCGAGACCGCCCTGGCCCGGGCGGCCGAGGAGGCGACCGCCGCCGGGGTCGTCTCCCGCATCGAGTTCCGCCGGCACGACCTCACCCGGACCTTCCCGCCGGGCGAGTACGACCTGGTCTCCGCGCAGTTCCTCCAGTCGCCGCTGGAGTTCCCCCGGGCGGAGCTGCTGCGGTCGGCGGCCCGGGCCGTGGGCCCCGGCGGCCGGCTGCTCGTCGTCGAGCACGGCGAGGCCCCGCCGTGGGGGCGGCACGACCACGCGCACGCCCGCTTCTCCACCCCGCAGGAGACCCTGGCCGCGCTCGACCTCGACCCCGACCGGTGGGACACCGAGCGGCTCGACGCCCCGCGCCGGCAGGCCACCGGCCCGAACGGTGAGACCGGCGAGCTGGTCGACCACGTGGTGTTGGTGCACCGCCGCGTCTGA
- the mptB gene encoding polyprenol phosphomannose-dependent alpha 1,6 mannosyltransferase MptB, with the protein MPHHLARWLGLAGSTLLAVAAFLGGAFPDGDLRPTPVSIWQGPYGPLIIATWAVGTGAMAYAWWALRDRVPSTRWALLTVGLWLLPLLLTPPLGSRDVYAYACQGASYSAGLNPYEQGVSALPCPWLDTISYIWRDTSAPYGPLFVLLAGAVVKATGSLVGSIVLFRLLALAGVGLTAACLPVLARRCGVPAGRAVWLAMGSPLIGVHLISGAHNDALMVGLLVAGLAVVVSRPGRPGPLLGGGVLLGLAVAIKVTALVVVPFAALAAIVGAYSIRALVRDGGWVVGGAVAAVVGATLATGLGFGWVTGLEQGGLVIAWTSPPTAVGQTVAYLAAPFGWHGDPLPATRGIGMAALALVLLWLWWRARTREPIWHAGLALAATVALAPLYHPWYWTWPLAVLAATARRTGWFAVVAIVSSFLVLADGTGLPRYTKTVGAPLMTLFVIVVVVRLVRSARAARRPAAVD; encoded by the coding sequence GTGCCTCACCACCTCGCGCGCTGGCTCGGCCTCGCCGGCTCGACGCTGCTCGCCGTGGCCGCGTTCCTCGGCGGCGCGTTCCCCGACGGCGACCTGCGCCCCACCCCGGTCAGCATCTGGCAGGGCCCGTACGGCCCGCTGATCATCGCCACCTGGGCGGTCGGCACCGGCGCGATGGCGTACGCCTGGTGGGCGCTGCGCGACCGGGTGCCGTCGACCCGCTGGGCGCTGCTCACCGTCGGGCTCTGGCTGCTGCCGCTGCTTCTCACGCCCCCGCTGGGCAGCCGGGACGTGTACGCGTACGCGTGCCAGGGGGCCAGCTACTCCGCCGGTCTCAACCCGTACGAGCAGGGTGTCTCGGCGCTGCCGTGCCCGTGGCTGGACACCATCTCCTACATCTGGCGGGACACCTCGGCGCCGTACGGGCCGCTGTTCGTGCTGCTCGCCGGGGCGGTGGTGAAGGCGACCGGGTCGCTGGTCGGCAGCATCGTGCTGTTCCGGCTGCTCGCCCTGGCCGGAGTGGGGCTGACCGCGGCCTGCCTGCCGGTGCTGGCCCGCCGCTGCGGCGTACCGGCCGGCCGGGCGGTCTGGCTGGCGATGGGCTCGCCGCTGATCGGGGTGCACCTGATCTCGGGGGCGCACAACGACGCGTTGATGGTGGGGCTGCTCGTCGCCGGGCTGGCCGTGGTGGTGTCCCGCCCCGGCCGCCCCGGGCCGCTGCTCGGCGGGGGAGTGCTGCTCGGCCTCGCCGTCGCGATCAAGGTGACCGCGCTGGTCGTGGTGCCGTTCGCGGCGCTGGCCGCGATCGTCGGGGCGTACTCGATCAGGGCGCTGGTGCGCGACGGAGGGTGGGTGGTCGGCGGCGCGGTCGCCGCCGTGGTCGGCGCGACCCTCGCCACCGGCCTCGGCTTCGGCTGGGTGACCGGGCTGGAGCAGGGCGGCCTGGTGATCGCCTGGACCTCGCCGCCGACGGCGGTGGGGCAGACCGTCGCCTACCTCGCCGCGCCGTTCGGCTGGCACGGCGACCCGCTGCCGGCCACCCGGGGGATCGGCATGGCGGCGCTGGCGCTGGTGCTGCTCTGGCTGTGGTGGCGGGCGCGCACCCGGGAGCCGATCTGGCACGCGGGCCTGGCGCTCGCCGCCACCGTCGCGCTCGCCCCGCTCTACCACCCCTGGTACTGGACGTGGCCACTGGCCGTGCTCGCGGCCACGGCCCGGCGCACCGGGTGGTTTGCCGTCGTCGCGATCGTCTCGTCGTTCCTGGTGCTCGCCGACGGCACGGGGCTGCCCCGGTACACCAAGACCGTCGGGGCGCCGCTGATGACGCTGTTCGTGATCGTGGTGGTGGTCCGCTTGGTACGGTCGGCCCGGGCGGCCCGCCGGCCGGCCGCCGTGGACTGA
- the mptB gene encoding polyprenol phosphomannose-dependent alpha 1,6 mannosyltransferase MptB, translating to MPPSPGAARSARWAGLAGAVLLTVAGWLGGALPRATGVPGPGGGPWAVALWLVGTALLVGAWWALRRGAPSTRWAYLTAGLWALPLLAAPPLGSRDVYSYACQGWAYAHGVDPYATGVAEAGCPWVESVAPIWRDTPAPYGPFFVLLAALAVTLGGGLVGAIVAFRLLAVAGVLLAALCLVGLAGAAGVPTRRAAWLALASPLVGVHLIAGAHNDAVMLGLLMPGLLVLVRRPGRPGPLLLAGALLGLAVTVKATAVVVLPFAALAAVLGRYTVRALLRDAGWLAGGALGAVAVTSLLSGLGLGWAGGLSRSGDSEQWTSPPTAVGFVVDYAGGLAGREPGAVPATRAAALLLLAVLVAALWWRAWSGLRRLNDVRQRVARLDAARPRAALLGAGLALAATVVLAPVFHPWYATWPLALLAVAARRTTWIVAPCAAAAFLALPDGTNLARFTKAPGALVMTALALGLAVWGLLRLRRTGAARPG from the coding sequence CTGCCGCCGTCCCCCGGTGCCGCCCGGTCCGCCCGCTGGGCCGGCCTGGCCGGGGCGGTGCTGCTGACCGTCGCCGGCTGGCTCGGCGGCGCGCTGCCCCGGGCCACCGGTGTTCCGGGCCCCGGCGGGGGGCCGTGGGCGGTCGCGCTGTGGCTCGTCGGCACCGCCCTGCTGGTCGGCGCCTGGTGGGCGCTGCGCCGGGGCGCGCCGTCGACGCGCTGGGCGTACCTGACGGCCGGGCTGTGGGCGCTGCCGCTGCTGGCCGCCCCACCGCTGGGCAGCCGGGACGTCTACTCGTACGCCTGCCAGGGCTGGGCGTACGCGCACGGCGTCGACCCGTACGCTACCGGCGTCGCCGAGGCCGGCTGTCCCTGGGTGGAGTCGGTCGCGCCGATCTGGCGGGACACGCCCGCGCCGTACGGGCCGTTCTTCGTGCTGCTCGCCGCGCTCGCGGTGACTCTCGGCGGCGGCCTGGTGGGCGCGATCGTGGCGTTCCGGCTGTTGGCGGTCGCCGGGGTGCTGCTGGCCGCCCTCTGCCTGGTCGGGCTGGCCGGGGCCGCCGGCGTGCCGACCCGCCGGGCGGCCTGGCTGGCGCTGGCCAGCCCGCTGGTCGGGGTGCACCTGATCGCCGGCGCGCACAACGACGCGGTGATGCTCGGCCTGCTGATGCCGGGCCTGCTGGTGCTCGTCCGCCGCCCCGGCAGGCCGGGGCCGCTGCTGCTGGCGGGGGCGCTGCTCGGGCTGGCGGTGACCGTGAAGGCGACCGCCGTGGTGGTGCTCCCGTTCGCGGCGCTGGCGGCGGTGCTCGGCCGCTACACCGTCCGGGCGCTGCTGCGCGACGCCGGCTGGCTGGCCGGCGGGGCGCTCGGCGCGGTGGCGGTCACCTCGCTGCTGTCCGGCCTCGGGCTGGGCTGGGCGGGCGGGCTGAGCCGCAGCGGTGACTCCGAGCAGTGGACGTCCCCGCCGACGGCGGTGGGCTTCGTCGTCGACTACGCGGGCGGGCTCGCCGGCCGGGAGCCGGGCGCGGTGCCGGCGACCCGCGCGGCGGCGCTGCTGCTGCTCGCGGTGCTGGTGGCGGCGCTGTGGTGGCGGGCCTGGTCGGGGCTGCGCCGCCTCAACGACGTCCGGCAGCGGGTGGCCCGCCTGGACGCCGCCCGCCCCCGGGCCGCCCTGCTCGGCGCCGGCCTGGCGCTGGCCGCCACGGTCGTGCTGGCCCCGGTCTTCCACCCCTGGTACGCCACCTGGCCACTGGCGCTGCTCGCGGTCGCCGCGAGGCGGACCACCTGGATCGTGGCGCCCTGCGCGGCGGCGGCCTTCCTCGCCCTGCCCGACGGCACCAACCTGGCCCGGTTCACCAAGGCCCCGGGCGCGCTGGTGATGACCGCGCTGGCGCTCGGGCTGGCGGTGTGGGGCCTGCTCCGGCTGCGCCGCACCGGTGCCGCGCGTCCGGGCTGA
- a CDS encoding phosphotransferase, which translates to MSAAEEPLPGNATAGVVRVGDTVRRPVGPWSDAVDALLEHLHAVGFSGAPRPLGRDARGRQVLEYVPGEVGAASGTYPAEDLFTIGRMLAELHEALAGFVPPAGAAWQRLIPPDREELVCHNDVAPWNLIRADRGWVLIDWDAAAPGSRLWDVAYAAQSMAGLRPDRPVAESAARLRAFADGYRLDEASRPALAALLGRRARAMYDLLREGAEERREPWARIWTEDGPYWLATADHLDAHVETWETALR; encoded by the coding sequence ATGAGCGCAGCCGAGGAACCGTTGCCGGGCAACGCCACCGCCGGCGTGGTGCGCGTCGGCGACACCGTGCGCCGCCCGGTCGGCCCCTGGAGCGACGCGGTGGACGCCCTGCTGGAGCACCTGCACGCGGTGGGATTCTCCGGGGCTCCCCGACCGCTGGGCCGGGACGCGCGGGGCCGGCAGGTGCTGGAGTACGTCCCCGGCGAGGTCGGCGCGGCGTCGGGCACGTACCCGGCGGAGGACCTGTTCACGATCGGCCGGATGCTGGCCGAGCTGCACGAGGCGCTGGCCGGGTTCGTCCCGCCGGCCGGCGCGGCGTGGCAGCGGCTCATCCCGCCGGACCGGGAGGAACTCGTCTGCCACAACGACGTGGCCCCGTGGAACCTGATCAGGGCGGACCGGGGCTGGGTGCTGATCGACTGGGACGCCGCCGCGCCGGGCTCCCGGCTCTGGGACGTCGCGTACGCCGCGCAGAGCATGGCCGGCCTGCGCCCGGACCGGCCGGTGGCCGAGTCGGCGGCCCGGCTGCGCGCCTTCGCCGACGGCTACCGCCTGGACGAGGCGTCCCGCCCGGCCCTGGCCGCTCTGCTGGGCCGTCGCGCCCGGGCGATGTACGACCTGCTGCGCGAGGGCGCGGAGGAGCGGCGCGAGCCGTGGGCCCGGATCTGGACCGAGGACGGCCCGTACTGGCTGGCCACCGCCGACCACCTCGACGCCCACGTTGAGACGTGGGAGACCGCCCTCCGCTGA